A DNA window from Bombus huntii isolate Logan2020A chromosome 10, iyBomHunt1.1, whole genome shotgun sequence contains the following coding sequences:
- the LOC126870311 gene encoding omega-amidase NIT2-like: MLILSSTIHNLNIMILTNIAKQVVRTMSTFRLALVQLEVNEVKRKNVERAVSYISSAKEHNADIIALPECFNSPYGIQYFPKYAESIPDGETSVASSNAAKENNIYVVGGTMPEIEGAKLYNTCTIWGPDGTLIAKHRKVHLFDIDIPNKITFRESDSLSPGNSLTTFDVKGCKIGIGICYDIRFEEMARIYRNKGCQMLIYPAAFNMTTGPLHWSLLQRFRANDNQLYVACISPARVP; encoded by the exons ATGTTGATATTGAGTAGTACCATACATAACCTCAACATTATGATACTTACAAACATCGCTAAACAAGTAGTGCGAACGATGTCGA CATTTCGCTTGGCGTTGGTACAACTTGAAGTAAATGAAGTAAAACGCAAAAATGTAGAGCGGGCAGTTTCCTACATTTCTAGCGCAAAAGAGCACAATGCTGATATTATAGCTCTTCCTGAATGCTTTAATTCACCATATggaatac agtactttccaaaatacgccgagagtattcctgatggtgaaacgagcgttgcttcatcgaacgcagctaaagaaaacaacatctatgtagttggtggtacgatgcctgaaatagagggcgctaaattgtacaatacctgtactatttggggtcccgatggaactttgatagcaaaacaccgaaag gtacatctattcgacatcgacattcctaataagattacttttcgagagagtgattcactcagtcctggtaactccctaacgacgttcgatgtgaagggctgcaaaataggtattggcatttgctatgatattagattcgaggaaatggcacgcatttatcggaacaaag gttgccaaatgctgatatatccagcggcattcaatatgaccactggaccactgcactggtcattacttcagcgtttcagagcgaatgataatcaattatacgttgcctgcatatcaccggctcgtgttccttaa